Sequence from the Thermocoleostomius sinensis A174 genome:
GAGAAGAAGGCATTGCTGCCTATGCGGTCGCTCTCTTGTTGCCGCGAGAGGGCTAGAAAAGAACCATTCTCCGCATCCCCCCTCCCCCGATTCTTTGATCCTAGATGTATAGTAGAAAGCAACATGTAACTAAGCGTTAAGGGAATTATGGCTGTCGATCTGGCTCGGCATTCAGTTTGGTCAGCAGCACAGGACTCGCTAGCCCTTCGAGCAATTTTTGAGACAATTACGGCCGAGAGTTGTCCCTACCTGTTTAACTTTCATATTCATACCGTTTGTTCGGATGGCAAACTGCAACCTGAACAGGTGATTGAACAAGCAATTGCGATCGGAGTGCAAGGGCTGGCGATTACTGACCACCACACAGTTAATGGCTACCGCAAGGCGCAAGAGTGGCTAGAGAATTGGTTGTGGTCGTCGTTTGATACTCCTCGTGCTTGCAATGCTCCAACCCTATGGACAGGGATGGAAATTAATGCAGAGATGCTGGGAATTGAAGTGCATATTCTGGCCTATGCCTTTGATCCCGACCACGGAGCGCTGCGCCCCTATCAACAAGGAGGCACGGCTGTGGGGGCTGCTTACCGCGCTGAGCGAGTGATTCAGTCTATCCAT
This genomic interval carries:
- a CDS encoding PHP domain-containing protein, which encodes MAVDLARHSVWSAAQDSLALRAIFETITAESCPYLFNFHIHTVCSDGKLQPEQVIEQAIAIGVQGLAITDHHTVNGYRKAQEWLENWLWSSFDTPRACNAPTLWTGMEINAEMLGIEVHILAYAFDPDHGALRPYQQGGTAVGAAYRAERVIQSIHEAGGLAVLAHPARYRRSPAMLIPEASRLGIDGIETYYAYGNPSPWEPSPKQMMEVSALGTMYGLLNTCGTDTHGLRLMQRL